One Candidatus Eisenbacteria bacterium DNA window includes the following coding sequences:
- a CDS encoding squalene synthase HpnD — protein sequence MANARGSSRDTHFALAFHALPPDQRDAIRAVHTFSREVDDSVDEEPDRDRAREEILRWRGEVAACYEGEPLEPAARALRPHLRRFRIPRLYLEELLSGVEMDLTHLRYATFEELRRYCYRVASVVGLICLRIFGDEEERGRAYAENLGLALQLTNILRDLGSDHARGRIYLPGEDLRAFGYPEDAFARRERNDAFHELMRFQAARARGFFAAAAHEAAALDPKRILAAEIMGRIYQRLLARIESSGFDVFRRQMRVPFRERAWIAGSAILAAHAVR from the coding sequence ATGGCTAACGCGCGCGGGTCATCGAGGGACACCCATTTCGCGCTCGCGTTCCACGCGCTCCCCCCCGACCAGCGCGATGCAATCCGCGCGGTGCACACGTTCAGCCGGGAGGTCGACGACAGCGTGGACGAGGAGCCGGATCGAGATCGCGCGCGGGAGGAGATCCTGCGCTGGCGCGGCGAAGTCGCCGCGTGCTATGAGGGAGAGCCGCTGGAGCCCGCCGCACGCGCGCTGCGGCCGCACCTCCGGCGGTTCCGCATTCCGCGCCTCTACCTGGAAGAGCTCTTATCCGGTGTAGAGATGGATCTCACCCATCTTCGCTACGCGACCTTCGAGGAGCTCCGGCGCTACTGCTACCGCGTGGCCTCCGTCGTGGGGCTCATCTGCCTGCGCATTTTCGGCGACGAGGAAGAGCGGGGGAGAGCGTACGCCGAGAATCTCGGGCTGGCGCTCCAGCTCACGAACATTCTCCGCGATCTAGGATCGGATCACGCGCGCGGAAGGATCTATCTCCCGGGAGAAGACCTCCGAGCCTTCGGCTACCCGGAGGACGCATTCGCGCGGCGAGAGCGGAACGACGCATTCCACGAATTGATGCGCTTCCAAGCCGCGCGCGCTCGGGGATTTTTCGCCGCCGCGGCCCACGAGGCGGCCGCTCTCGATCCCAAGCGGATCCTGGCGGCCGAGATCATGGGCCGGATCTACCAGCGTTTGCTCGCCCGGATCGAATCGTCTGGATTCGACGTCTTTCGCCGCCAAATGCGCGTTCCCTTCCGCGAGCGAGCCTGGATCGCCGGGAGCGCCATCCTCGCCGCCCACGCGGTTCGATGA